A segment of the Pirellulales bacterium genome:
CGCGGGATACAAAACTCCCGCCATTGACCGCCTCGCCCGCGAGGGCCGCACCTTCACCAACTTCTATGTCAGCGACTCGGTCTGCTCGGCCAGCCGTGCCGCCCTGCTCACCGGTTGCTACCATCTCCGCGTCGGCATCCTCAGCGCCCTAGGTCCACGCTCCAAACTCGGAATCAATTCCGAAGAGGCGACTCTGGCCGAAATCTGCAAGCAGCAGGGCTACGCCACCGCCTGC
Coding sequences within it:
- a CDS encoding sulfatase-like hydrolase/transferase; translated protein: MRIPCALLASCLLASALSAGQNPPAQTELSPLNIVLIYVDDLGRADVGPFLEENAGYKTPAIDRLAREGRTFTNFYVSDSVCSASRAALLTGCYHLRVGILSALGPRSKLGINSEEATLAEICKQQGYATAC